One Cupriavidus taiwanensis DNA window includes the following coding sequences:
- a CDS encoding 3-hydroxyacyl-CoA dehydrogenase NAD-binding domain-containing protein, which produces MSPVAESLRLSPTVSYERQADIAVLWLDNPPVNGLGDTTRAGIHAGLKQALEDDSIVGVVLAGAGKVFCGGADIRQFNTPAATAWPLSANIQQCLETSPKPVVAAIHGVALGGGLELALGCHYRVVAGDARLGLPEVNIGLVPGGGGTQRLPRLVGVERTLDMIQTGAPVTGKVAAAIGLADAAVDTNGPAHDAVEVVALAVEFCRQAAARTGPHPLAAAREVNGSCVDFEARLGAVNRKARNARAQQAAILCVKAATQLPFIDGLAFERERFDALVRGTESKSLRHLFFAEREAPKFAEGAEVALRALDRVAILGAGTMGVGIAMSFANAGMPVMLVEREQAAIDRGMALIRRNYEVTASKGKLTAAQLEERLARITPTLEFDVVAAADLVVEAVFEDLAIKKEIFRRLDKVCRPSAILATNTSRLDVNVIAAATSRPGDVIGLHFFSPANVMKLLEVVRGKATSPDVIATCLAMAQRLQKIPVLVGVCEGFVGNRMLTPYWREAGFLLEEGASPQQVDRALTDFGMAMGPMAMADLAGMDINWATRKRLAPTRPAHLRYSTVADRICELGRFGQKTSAGYYRYEPGSRTPIPDPVIDALIADCARVAGIARREISGQEIVERAMLALINEGARILEEGIARRASDIDVVYVHGYGFPAWRGGPMFYAETLGLEKVLARILALREQHGAHWEPAPLLARLVAGGAGSWSEVPAVQVK; this is translated from the coding sequence ATGTCACCCGTTGCCGAATCTCTCCGACTTTCTCCGACCGTCAGCTATGAACGCCAAGCCGACATTGCCGTGCTGTGGCTTGACAATCCTCCGGTCAACGGGCTTGGCGATACAACCCGCGCGGGCATCCATGCCGGGCTGAAGCAGGCTTTGGAGGACGACAGCATTGTCGGCGTGGTGCTGGCCGGTGCCGGCAAGGTGTTCTGTGGCGGTGCCGATATCCGTCAGTTCAATACCCCTGCCGCAACGGCATGGCCGCTGTCGGCGAATATCCAGCAATGCCTCGAGACTTCGCCAAAGCCAGTGGTGGCAGCCATTCACGGCGTGGCACTGGGCGGCGGCCTCGAACTGGCGTTGGGCTGCCACTATCGCGTGGTTGCCGGCGACGCGCGTCTGGGGCTGCCGGAGGTCAATATCGGCCTGGTCCCCGGTGGAGGCGGCACGCAGCGGCTGCCACGCCTGGTAGGGGTGGAACGGACTCTGGACATGATTCAGACCGGTGCCCCGGTAACAGGCAAGGTGGCAGCAGCGATCGGCCTTGCCGACGCTGCTGTCGACACAAACGGGCCGGCGCATGACGCCGTGGAAGTCGTCGCACTGGCGGTTGAATTCTGTCGTCAGGCCGCGGCCCGGACGGGGCCGCATCCGTTGGCCGCGGCGCGTGAAGTCAACGGATCGTGCGTCGATTTCGAGGCAAGGCTCGGTGCGGTCAACCGCAAGGCCCGTAACGCAAGGGCGCAGCAAGCCGCCATTCTATGTGTGAAGGCCGCGACGCAGTTGCCGTTCATCGATGGACTTGCCTTCGAACGCGAGCGGTTCGACGCCCTGGTCAGGGGGACCGAGTCGAAGTCACTACGCCACCTTTTCTTTGCGGAACGGGAGGCGCCGAAATTTGCAGAGGGTGCGGAAGTGGCGCTGCGCGCGCTCGACCGTGTTGCGATACTCGGGGCAGGGACCATGGGTGTTGGCATTGCGATGTCCTTCGCCAATGCCGGCATGCCGGTCATGCTGGTGGAGCGCGAGCAGGCTGCCATCGACCGGGGCATGGCACTGATCCGGCGCAACTACGAGGTGACGGCGTCGAAAGGCAAGCTCACTGCGGCGCAGCTCGAAGAGCGCCTCGCGCGCATTACCCCGACGCTGGAGTTCGACGTCGTCGCCGCGGCAGACCTGGTCGTGGAAGCGGTCTTCGAGGACCTGGCCATCAAGAAAGAGATCTTCCGTCGGCTGGACAAGGTTTGCAGGCCTTCGGCGATCCTGGCCACCAATACCTCGAGACTGGATGTGAACGTGATCGCCGCAGCCACGAGCCGGCCGGGCGATGTGATCGGCCTGCATTTCTTCAGTCCGGCAAACGTGATGAAGCTGCTGGAAGTGGTGCGCGGCAAGGCGACCAGCCCGGATGTCATCGCCACGTGCCTGGCGATGGCACAACGCCTGCAGAAGATCCCGGTTCTGGTCGGGGTGTGCGAAGGGTTCGTCGGCAACCGGATGCTGACCCCGTACTGGCGCGAGGCTGGTTTTCTGCTGGAGGAAGGCGCGTCGCCGCAACAGGTCGATCGCGCGCTGACGGACTTCGGCATGGCGATGGGCCCGATGGCGATGGCCGACCTTGCCGGCATGGATATCAACTGGGCAACGCGCAAGAGGCTGGCGCCGACGCGTCCGGCGCACCTGCGCTATTCCACGGTGGCGGATCGCATTTGCGAGCTGGGACGCTTCGGGCAGAAGACCAGTGCTGGCTACTATCGCTACGAGCCGGGCAGCCGGACGCCGATTCCCGATCCGGTCATCGATGCGCTCATCGCAGACTGCGCGCGCGTGGCGGGCATCGCAAGACGCGAGATCTCCGGCCAGGAGATCGTCGAACGCGCCATGCTGGCCCTGATCAATGAGGGCGCCCGCATCCTTGAGGAGGGCATTGCGCGGCGTGCGTCGGATATCGACGTGGTCTACGTGCATGGCTATGGCTTCCCGGCCTGGCGCGGCGGCCCAATGTTCTACGCCGAGACGCTCGGCCTGGAGAAGGTACTGGCGCGCATACTGGCTCTACGCGAACAGCATGGGGCGCATTGGGAGCCTGCGCCGCTGCTGGCACGCCTCGTCGCGGGCGGTGCCGGCTCCTGGAGCGAGGTGCCGGCGGTTCAAGTAAAGTAA
- a CDS encoding MFS transporter, whose protein sequence is MEQASRTIDVQSFIDAERFSPCQWLVFAFCFLIVAADGYDTAAIGFIAPSLAQEWGVAGGELGVVMSAALAGLSLGAIFAGPMADRVGRKAVLVAAVTCFGGWTLVAAHAQTVGTLTVLRFLTGLGLGAAMPTTITMMSEYAPARLRSLAVNAMYCGFSGGLVAGGAASAWLIPHFGWRSVLTAGGVAPLLLAVLLLALLPESAQFLAVRGRAPGRIARILKRIAPGRSLERCVFVAPMSPAGRAGNGSALALVLSAGYRRRTLLLWLSCFMGLVIYYLMTNWMPTLFREAGFSVERGALLAALFPLGGLLGNLVAGWLMDRFSANRTIVMAYLLAAVLVIVVGRAVDHPEFLGISLFLCGTLVTSAATSMSTYAASLYPTEARTTGVAWMQGIGRIGGMAGSFIGAGLLGLGWGFGDVFGLLAVPALLAAGSVWLIARPRQAYPMATVVE, encoded by the coding sequence ATGGAACAGGCATCCCGCACGATCGACGTGCAGTCATTCATCGACGCCGAGCGCTTTTCCCCCTGCCAGTGGCTGGTGTTCGCCTTCTGCTTCCTCATCGTGGCCGCCGACGGCTACGACACGGCGGCGATCGGGTTTATCGCACCGTCGCTGGCGCAGGAGTGGGGTGTCGCGGGCGGCGAACTGGGTGTCGTCATGAGCGCCGCCCTTGCTGGCCTGAGCCTGGGCGCGATCTTCGCCGGTCCCATGGCCGATCGCGTTGGCCGCAAGGCCGTGCTGGTGGCGGCAGTGACGTGCTTCGGCGGATGGACGCTCGTTGCCGCCCATGCACAGACCGTCGGCACGTTGACGGTGCTGCGCTTCCTGACCGGGCTCGGGCTCGGCGCGGCCATGCCGACGACCATCACGATGATGTCCGAATACGCACCGGCACGCCTGCGTTCGCTCGCGGTGAATGCCATGTACTGCGGTTTCTCCGGCGGCCTGGTGGCGGGCGGCGCGGCCTCGGCCTGGCTGATTCCCCATTTCGGCTGGCGCAGCGTATTGACCGCAGGCGGCGTCGCGCCGCTGCTTCTCGCCGTACTGCTGCTTGCGCTGCTGCCGGAGTCAGCGCAGTTCCTGGCCGTGCGCGGCAGGGCGCCGGGCCGCATCGCGCGCATCCTCAAGCGCATTGCCCCTGGACGATCGCTCGAGCGCTGCGTGTTTGTCGCGCCGATGTCGCCCGCAGGCAGGGCGGGAAACGGTTCGGCGCTTGCACTCGTGCTGTCGGCCGGATACCGGCGGCGCACCTTGCTGCTCTGGCTGTCGTGCTTCATGGGGCTGGTGATCTACTACCTGATGACCAACTGGATGCCGACGCTGTTCCGCGAGGCCGGCTTCAGCGTGGAACGCGGCGCGCTGCTCGCCGCACTGTTTCCGCTAGGGGGCCTGCTGGGCAACCTCGTAGCTGGCTGGCTCATGGACCGCTTCAGCGCCAACCGCACCATCGTCATGGCATACCTGCTGGCCGCCGTGCTGGTCATCGTGGTGGGGCGCGCCGTCGACCATCCCGAATTCCTCGGCATATCGCTCTTCCTTTGCGGCACCCTGGTCACGAGCGCGGCCACGTCGATGTCCACCTACGCCGCCAGCCTCTATCCGACCGAGGCACGCACCACGGGCGTGGCGTGGATGCAGGGTATCGGGCGAATCGGCGGCATGGCGGGCTCCTTCATCGGCGCGGGGCTGCTCGGGCTGGGCTGGGGCTTCGGCGATGTCTTCGGCCTGCTCGCGGTGCCGGCGCTGCTGGCAGCGGGGTCGGTCTGGCTGATCGCAAGGCCCCGGCAGGCTTACCCGATGGCAACGGTGGTGGAGTGA
- a CDS encoding FAD-dependent oxidoreductase gives MSTLHEENCDVLVIGSGVAGMSAAITAASRGLKVIVAEKADYYGGTTARSGGWLWVPNTHLAQAYGHHELPDQALTYIRNQAGAGFDEARVRAFLANGPKAIEFFMAKTAVQFDMPLTFPDYHAEAPGAAQGGRSMVTRPYDARELGPLLKTLGPVLPELTVFGVTIGSGKEIVHFMRVTRSLASAWYVTKRLARHFLEVLRYGRGMTLTNGNALAARLAKSAADLSVPVWLSSPAVALLQDGGRVTGAVLQRDGQRVRIGARHGVVLASGGFPHDLSRRKDTYPHVRAGHGHFSPTPQTNVGDGVRMAEAVGGVFDKSLSNAAAWTPMSLVPRKDGTTGIMPHFIDRAKPGVIAVSLDGRRFANEANSYHDLVQAMIAASKGKAETACWLIADHAAIRRYGLGFVKPFPMPLGPHLRNGYLKRGSTIEGLAQQIGVDPATLASTVRQYNDSAQYGRDPEFGRGSKAYNRYQGDALHAPNPCVAPLSTGPFYALKLVPGDLGSFMGIRTNEHAQVVASDGEPIPGLYAAGNDAASVMGGEYSGAGITLGPGLTFGYVAANHIADHAHAAPAKQPIAAAAREPLAMH, from the coding sequence ATGTCTACACTGCACGAAGAGAATTGTGACGTCCTGGTCATCGGATCAGGCGTAGCCGGCATGTCCGCGGCTATCACTGCCGCGAGCCGGGGGCTGAAGGTCATCGTGGCCGAGAAGGCCGACTACTACGGTGGCACCACCGCACGCTCGGGTGGCTGGCTGTGGGTGCCGAACACCCATCTGGCGCAGGCATACGGCCATCATGAACTGCCGGACCAGGCCCTGACCTATATCCGGAACCAGGCCGGCGCCGGTTTCGACGAGGCGCGTGTGCGCGCCTTCCTGGCGAACGGCCCCAAGGCCATCGAGTTCTTCATGGCAAAGACGGCCGTCCAGTTCGACATGCCGCTCACGTTCCCGGACTACCACGCCGAGGCACCCGGCGCCGCGCAAGGTGGGCGCTCGATGGTGACGCGTCCGTACGACGCGCGCGAGCTCGGGCCGCTGCTGAAAACGCTTGGCCCCGTGCTTCCGGAACTGACGGTGTTCGGCGTGACGATCGGTTCCGGCAAGGAGATCGTCCATTTCATGCGGGTGACGCGCTCGCTGGCGTCCGCCTGGTATGTCACCAAACGACTGGCCAGGCATTTCCTGGAGGTGCTCCGGTACGGGCGCGGCATGACGCTGACCAACGGCAATGCGCTGGCCGCGCGGCTGGCGAAGTCGGCGGCCGACCTGTCGGTCCCGGTATGGCTGTCATCGCCGGCCGTGGCGCTGTTGCAGGACGGCGGGCGCGTCACGGGCGCAGTGCTGCAGCGCGACGGCCAGCGGGTCCGCATCGGGGCGCGCCACGGTGTGGTGCTGGCCAGCGGCGGCTTTCCGCACGATCTATCGCGGCGCAAGGACACCTATCCGCACGTGCGCGCCGGCCACGGCCATTTTTCGCCGACGCCGCAGACCAACGTGGGCGACGGCGTGCGCATGGCCGAAGCGGTCGGCGGCGTGTTCGACAAGAGCCTGTCGAATGCCGCGGCGTGGACGCCCATGTCGCTGGTGCCGCGCAAGGACGGCACCACCGGCATCATGCCCCACTTTATCGATCGGGCGAAGCCGGGCGTCATCGCGGTCAGCCTGGACGGCAGGCGCTTCGCCAACGAGGCCAACTCGTACCACGACCTGGTGCAGGCGATGATTGCCGCGTCGAAGGGCAAGGCGGAAACGGCGTGCTGGCTGATCGCCGACCACGCGGCGATCCGGCGCTATGGACTCGGCTTCGTGAAGCCGTTCCCGATGCCGCTGGGGCCACACCTGCGCAACGGCTACCTGAAGCGGGGCAGCACGATCGAGGGGCTGGCGCAACAGATCGGCGTCGATCCGGCAACGCTCGCCAGCACCGTGCGCCAGTACAACGACAGCGCGCAGTACGGCCGCGATCCCGAGTTCGGGCGCGGCAGCAAGGCCTACAACCGTTACCAGGGCGATGCGCTGCACGCGCCCAACCCGTGCGTCGCGCCGCTGTCCACCGGCCCGTTCTATGCGCTCAAGCTCGTACCGGGTGATCTCGGTTCCTTCATGGGCATCCGCACCAACGAGCACGCCCAGGTCGTTGCCAGCGACGGCGAGCCGATCCCCGGACTCTACGCCGCCGGCAACGATGCCGCCAGCGTGATGGGCGGCGAGTACAGCGGCGCGGGCATCACGCTCGGCCCGGGCCTGACCTTCGGCTATGTCGCGGCCAACCACATCGCCGATCACGCCCACGCTGCCCCTGCGAAACAGCCCATTGCGGCGGCTGCGCGCGAGCCGCTGGCCATGCACTGA
- a CDS encoding cupin domain-containing protein, producing the protein MEQTTLSPEYRQQLALAGLTPLWEHLSNALPHGRPAGLTRANLWRYADVRPLLLQAGEQVPVEKAERRVLVLSDPGRGPASMQATGGVYAGIQLILPGETAPTHRHSPSAARVVIEGGGGFTVVNGQVCPMERGDVILTPSGQWHDHGHKGAGPVTWLDVLDLPVFTAVEAAYAEAGTPGCNVEHTMATLQSQLLRDGLAVPAALRRANPYPMLRFPWARTRAALLELARHAPEGAPVELTYVNPETGESCLPILGFTAMLLPGGRPLAPMQRSPGAVFHVIEGQGESTVDGKTFSWSARDTFTAAAFAEITHCADVHGGPACLLRIDDEPLHRKLGFFQERQFA; encoded by the coding sequence ATGGAACAGACAACGCTGTCGCCGGAATACCGGCAGCAACTGGCATTGGCGGGCCTGACGCCGCTCTGGGAGCATCTGTCGAATGCGCTGCCGCACGGCAGGCCCGCCGGCCTGACCCGCGCGAACCTGTGGCGTTATGCAGACGTGCGGCCGTTGCTGTTGCAGGCCGGCGAGCAGGTGCCCGTCGAAAAAGCGGAGCGGCGCGTGCTGGTCCTCAGCGATCCGGGCCGCGGCCCCGCGTCCATGCAGGCCACGGGTGGCGTTTATGCCGGTATCCAGCTGATCCTGCCCGGCGAGACCGCGCCCACGCATCGCCATTCGCCCAGCGCCGCGCGTGTGGTGATCGAAGGGGGCGGTGGTTTCACCGTCGTCAACGGGCAGGTTTGTCCGATGGAGCGGGGCGACGTGATCCTGACGCCTTCGGGCCAGTGGCACGACCACGGACACAAGGGCGCTGGCCCGGTGACGTGGCTCGACGTGCTGGATCTTCCGGTCTTCACCGCCGTCGAGGCCGCGTATGCGGAAGCCGGGACGCCGGGCTGCAATGTCGAGCACACCATGGCAACGCTGCAAAGCCAGCTGCTGCGCGACGGCCTCGCCGTGCCGGCTGCGCTGCGGCGCGCGAACCCGTATCCGATGCTGCGTTTTCCCTGGGCGCGCACCCGCGCCGCGCTGCTGGAGCTGGCGCGCCATGCCCCGGAAGGCGCACCGGTCGAGCTCACCTACGTGAACCCGGAGACCGGCGAAAGCTGCCTGCCTATCCTCGGCTTCACCGCGATGCTGCTGCCAGGCGGCCGTCCGCTGGCGCCGATGCAGCGCTCGCCGGGCGCCGTCTTCCATGTGATCGAAGGGCAGGGTGAGTCGACCGTCGATGGCAAGACCTTTTCCTGGAGCGCGCGCGACACGTTCACCGCTGCCGCGTTTGCCGAGATCACCCACTGCGCCGATGTCCATGGCGGACCCGCCTGCCTGCTGCGCATCGACGACGAGCCCCTTCACCGGAAGCTCGGCTTCTTCCAGGAGCGCCAGTTCGCCTGA
- a CDS encoding fumarylacetoacetate hydrolase family protein, which produces MRICRFDDHKLGLVQGDEVLDVSAALAALPASRWPVPQCDPLIAAFPEVLKRVAELAPAARRLPLASVTLNSPVSYATKLPAAPVNYLKHMAEAQGDPATFHAHHLKKIEEVGLFLKASSSLVGPGDGVALRHLDRRNDHELELAVIIGKKADRVSEAAALDYVAGYAIGLDMTVRGPEERSLRKSIDSYSVLGPWIVTPDEVGDPGALDIELYVNDALRQRANTRDLVIGIPKLIAWASEYYTLLPGDVIFTGTPDGVGPVVPGDIIRASIENIGEMEVKVRAA; this is translated from the coding sequence ATGCGTATCTGTCGTTTCGATGATCACAAGCTCGGCCTCGTCCAGGGCGACGAAGTGCTGGATGTCTCCGCCGCGCTGGCGGCGCTGCCGGCGTCGCGCTGGCCGGTGCCGCAGTGCGATCCGCTGATCGCCGCCTTTCCCGAAGTCCTGAAGCGCGTGGCCGAACTGGCCCCGGCGGCGCGCCGCCTGCCGTTGGCGTCCGTCACGCTCAACAGCCCCGTCAGCTACGCGACCAAGCTTCCCGCCGCGCCGGTGAACTACCTCAAGCACATGGCCGAAGCGCAGGGCGATCCGGCCACGTTCCACGCGCACCACCTCAAGAAGATCGAGGAAGTCGGCCTGTTCCTGAAGGCGAGCAGTTCGCTGGTCGGACCCGGCGACGGCGTGGCGCTGCGCCACCTCGACCGCCGCAACGACCACGAACTGGAACTGGCTGTCATCATCGGCAAGAAGGCCGACCGCGTGTCCGAGGCCGCAGCGCTCGATTACGTGGCCGGCTACGCCATCGGCCTGGACATGACCGTGCGCGGGCCCGAGGAGCGCTCGCTGCGCAAGTCGATCGACAGCTACTCCGTGCTCGGTCCCTGGATCGTCACGCCGGATGAAGTGGGCGATCCCGGCGCGCTCGACATCGAGCTGTACGTGAACGACGCGCTGCGCCAACGCGCCAACACCCGCGATCTGGTGATCGGCATTCCGAAGCTGATCGCATGGGCGTCGGAGTACTACACGCTGCTGCCGGGCGATGTGATTTTCACCGGCACACCGGACGGTGTCGGTCCCGTGGTGCCCGGCGACATCATCCGCGCCAGCATCGAAAACATCGGTGAGATGGAAGTGAAGGTGCGCGCGGCCTGA
- a CDS encoding glucose 1-dehydrogenase, translating to MIPQLLTGKVAFITGAGQGNGRAIAIGLAQAGATVVVTDMNEANAHETAAMIDARGAAARACALDVTDAAQCRAVAEAITASVGPVDVLVNNAGILIREGIDSDNALANLQRVMKVNHEGTFNVCHAWLPALRRTRGAIVNVASIASFAGQPNTLGYSPSKGAVKMLTQSLAADLARDGVRVNAIAPGVIDTPMTVSTRADPAKLERFMSRIPMNRVGQPEELVGAVLFLASSMSSYVTGVTLPVDGGYLAA from the coding sequence ATGATTCCCCAACTGCTGACCGGAAAGGTCGCCTTCATTACCGGCGCGGGCCAGGGCAACGGCCGCGCCATCGCCATCGGCCTCGCCCAGGCCGGCGCAACCGTCGTCGTCACCGACATGAACGAAGCCAATGCCCATGAGACGGCGGCGATGATCGATGCACGGGGCGCCGCGGCACGTGCCTGCGCGCTGGACGTCACCGATGCCGCGCAATGCCGCGCCGTCGCCGAAGCGATCACCGCCAGCGTGGGCCCCGTCGATGTGCTGGTGAACAACGCCGGCATCCTGATCCGCGAAGGCATCGACAGCGACAACGCGCTGGCCAACCTGCAGCGGGTGATGAAGGTCAACCACGAGGGCACGTTCAACGTCTGCCATGCGTGGCTGCCGGCCTTGCGCCGGACCCGCGGCGCCATTGTCAACGTCGCCTCGATCGCGTCGTTTGCGGGCCAGCCGAACACACTGGGCTACTCGCCTTCGAAGGGCGCTGTGAAGATGCTGACCCAGTCGCTGGCAGCGGACCTCGCCCGCGACGGCGTGCGCGTCAATGCGATTGCGCCAGGCGTCATTGACACGCCCATGACGGTTTCGACGCGCGCGGACCCGGCGAAGCTGGAACGCTTCATGTCGCGCATCCCCATGAACCGCGTCGGCCAACCCGAAGAGTTGGTGGGTGCGGTGCTGTTCCTTGCCTCGTCGATGTCCAGCTATGTGACCGGCGTAACCCTTCCCGTCGACGGCGGCTACCTCGCCGCCTGA
- the yddG gene encoding aromatic amino acid DMT transporter YddG: MAVMQRKQATLVGLVAVLLWSAIVGLIRGVSESFGATGGAALMYTVASALLWVSVGSVRLRALPRAYLVWGSVLFVSYELCLSLSIGYANSRRQAIEVAMVNYLWPSFTMLAAILFNRQRASWLIVPGLLVAILGICQVLGGDQGLDPAGMAANVRDNPLSYGLAFAGAVIWAGYCTVTARIAQGKNAVTLFFMLTALALWTKYLFTGGEAMAFSVAGVVYLALAACAMGFGYAAWNVGILHGNVTVLAGASYFIPVLSAALAAALLHAPLSFAFWKGAAMVVGGSVLCWLATRGKGERAAPAAASGQAT; this comes from the coding sequence ATGGCAGTCATGCAGAGAAAACAGGCAACCCTGGTCGGGCTTGTCGCGGTGCTCCTGTGGAGTGCGATCGTCGGCCTGATCCGCGGCGTCAGCGAGAGCTTCGGCGCCACGGGCGGCGCCGCCCTGATGTACACGGTTGCCTCCGCGCTGCTATGGGTCTCGGTCGGCAGCGTCCGGCTCAGGGCGCTGCCGCGCGCCTACCTGGTCTGGGGCAGCGTGCTGTTCGTGTCGTACGAGCTGTGCCTGTCGCTGTCGATCGGCTACGCCAACAGCCGCAGGCAGGCGATCGAAGTGGCCATGGTCAACTACCTGTGGCCGAGCTTCACCATGCTGGCCGCCATCCTGTTCAACCGGCAGCGGGCCAGCTGGCTGATCGTGCCGGGTTTGCTGGTGGCCATCCTCGGGATCTGCCAGGTGCTGGGCGGGGACCAGGGGCTTGACCCCGCAGGCATGGCCGCCAACGTGCGGGACAACCCGCTCAGCTACGGACTGGCCTTCGCGGGCGCCGTCATCTGGGCGGGCTACTGCACCGTGACGGCCCGCATCGCGCAGGGCAAGAATGCCGTCACGCTGTTCTTCATGCTGACCGCGCTCGCGCTGTGGACCAAGTACCTGTTCACCGGCGGCGAAGCGATGGCGTTCAGCGTTGCGGGGGTCGTCTACCTGGCCCTGGCTGCCTGCGCAATGGGTTTCGGCTACGCGGCGTGGAACGTCGGCATCCTGCACGGCAACGTGACCGTGCTGGCGGGCGCATCGTATTTCATCCCGGTGCTGTCGGCGGCGCTGGCTGCCGCGCTGCTGCATGCGCCGCTGTCGTTCGCGTTCTGGAAAGGGGCGGCGATGGTGGTCGGGGGTTCGGTGCTTTGCTGGCTGGCGACGCGTGGCAAGGGTGAGCGCGCGGCGCCGGCCGCGGCGTCCGGTCAGGCGACATAG
- a CDS encoding MarR family winged helix-turn-helix transcriptional regulator, giving the protein MKDSSLEVVLYNKPGHLIRRLQQIATTVFLEETAEFDTTPVQYGALAAIRAYPGTDQLRVAQAIGFDRNTISGVVERLETKGLISRETGTDRRTKLLYLTAEGEALLEQMYASTERAQERMLTGLTKAERKQFVDMLKRVVDANNEVSRVPVSVPASVPARRRS; this is encoded by the coding sequence ATGAAAGATTCGAGCCTCGAAGTCGTCCTCTACAACAAGCCGGGGCACCTGATCCGCCGCCTGCAGCAGATCGCGACCACGGTGTTCCTGGAGGAAACGGCCGAATTCGACACGACGCCGGTGCAGTACGGCGCGCTGGCGGCCATCCGCGCCTATCCGGGCACCGACCAGCTACGCGTGGCGCAGGCGATCGGCTTCGACCGCAATACGATTTCGGGCGTAGTGGAACGACTGGAAACGAAGGGGCTGATTTCCCGCGAGACGGGGACGGACCGCCGCACCAAGCTGCTCTACCTGACCGCCGAGGGCGAGGCGCTGCTCGAGCAGATGTACGCGAGCACGGAGCGCGCGCAGGAACGCATGCTGACCGGCCTGACCAAGGCCGAGCGCAAGCAATTTGTCGACATGCTCAAGCGGGTGGTCGATGCCAACAACGAAGTGAGCCGCGTGCCGGTGTCGGTGCCGGCATCGGTGCCGGCACGGCGGCGGTCTTGA
- a CDS encoding IclR family transcriptional regulator, which yields MDQTDPSPERERRGIQSIEVGGEILKVLASEARPMALRDLVKAANMPSGKIHPYLVSFGKIGLVAQDPVTGHYLLGPMAIQLGLTSLQTLNPIREATPFAEALSEDTSHAVALAVWGNLGPVIVRLIEASYPIHTNIRTGTVMSLANTATGRVFSAFLPRQFTENLLLDDRIRLGPDIAHPLDAAVVEEMIQEARTRHMSRSVNHPTPGIVAFAAPVFDYSGNIALTITIMGPTGTVDTDWDGPVARALDACAQAVSKRLGYRGR from the coding sequence TTGGACCAGACCGACCCGTCACCCGAGCGCGAGCGCCGCGGCATCCAGTCGATTGAAGTAGGGGGAGAAATACTGAAGGTGCTGGCCTCGGAGGCCAGGCCGATGGCGCTACGTGATCTCGTGAAGGCGGCGAACATGCCGTCGGGCAAGATCCATCCGTACCTGGTGAGCTTCGGCAAGATCGGGCTGGTCGCGCAGGACCCGGTGACGGGCCACTACCTGCTCGGCCCGATGGCGATCCAGCTTGGGCTGACCAGCCTGCAGACCCTGAACCCGATCCGCGAGGCCACACCGTTCGCCGAGGCGCTTTCGGAAGACACCTCGCACGCGGTGGCGCTTGCCGTGTGGGGCAACCTCGGGCCGGTCATCGTGCGGCTGATCGAGGCGTCGTACCCCATCCATACAAACATCCGCACCGGTACCGTCATGTCGCTCGCCAATACCGCGACCGGCCGGGTCTTCTCCGCCTTCCTGCCACGCCAGTTCACCGAGAACCTGTTGCTGGACGACCGCATACGCCTCGGCCCCGATATCGCGCATCCGCTGGACGCCGCCGTGGTCGAGGAAATGATCCAGGAAGCGCGGACGCGCCACATGTCCCGCAGCGTCAACCATCCGACGCCGGGCATCGTCGCCTTTGCCGCGCCGGTGTTCGACTACTCGGGGAACATTGCGCTGACGATCACTATCATGGGCCCGACTGGCACGGTCGATACGGATTGGGATGGACCTGTCGCCAGGGCATTGGATGCTTGTGCGCAGGCGGTTTCGAAGCGGCTTGGGTATCGGGGCAGGTAG